GCTGGAGGGCAAGTACTTCGCGCTGCCCTACCGCCAGGACTTCTGGGTGCTCTACTACAACAAGACCCTGCTCAAGCAGGCCGGCGTACCGGAGTCCAAGCTGCAGAACCTGACCTGGGCCGACTACGCCACCTTGGCGAAGAGCCTGACCAAGGGCGACGGCCAGTCCAAGGTGTACGGCACGTACCAGCACACCTGGCGCTCGGTCGTCCAGGCCACCGCGGCCGCTCAGACCGGCGGCAACCTGCTCGGCGGCGACTACGGCTTCTTCAAGGACCAGTACGCGATGACACTGGACCTCCAGAAGAGTGGCGCGCTGTTGCCCTGGGCAACCGCCAAGAGTCAGAAGGTCACCTACAACACGATGTTCTCCACCGGCAAGGCCGCGTTGATGCCGATGGGCACCTGGTACGCCGCGACGCTGCTGGCCGACACGAAGTCGGGCAAGACCAAGGTCGACTGGGGGATGGCGCCACTGCCGCAGCGGACCGCGGACGGCAAGACGACCACCTTCGGCTCGCCGACCGCGTTCGCGGTGAACAAGAACTCCAAGCACGCCGACGCCGCGAAGAAGTTCGTCGAATGGGCCTCCAGCGAGGCCGGCGCCACCGCGGTCGCGAAGGCAGGCGTGACGCCGTCGCTGCAGACCCAGCCGATCCTCGACACCTACTTCGGCCTGCCGGGCGTGCCCGGCGACGCGCTGGCCAAGAAGGCGTTCAAGCCCGACGACGTCGTGCTGGAGATGCCGGTCGGTGACAAGTCCTCCGACGTCGACCAGATCCTGACCGAGGAGCACGAACTCGTGATGACCGGGCAGAAGTCGCTGGACGACGGCCTGGCCGAGATGTCCAAGCGGGTCAAGAACGAGGTCGGCTGAGCAATGACCACCCCTGTGTCCGCCCCTGCGTCCGGGCCCGCGTCCGGGCTTGCCTCCGGCCCGGGGCCGGCCGCCGCGGCCGCGCCGCGGCGGGTCCGGCGTCGCAGCCGGACCTGGGTCGGCTGGAGCTTCATCCTGCCGAACTTCCTCGGCTTCGCCGCGCTGACCCTGGTGCCGGTGATCGCCTCGCTCGTGTTGTCCTTCCTGGACTGGGACTCCTACAGCACGCCCCGCTGGGTCGGGCTGGCCAACTTCGAGCGGATGATCCACAACGACACCTTCTGGACCGCGCTGGAGAACACCGCGTACTACGCCGTCGGGCACGTCCCCCTGACGTTGTGCGCAGCCCTCGGCTTCGCAGTACTGCTCAACCAGAAGCTGAAGGCGGTGCAGTTCTTCCGGACCGCGTTGTTCTTCCCCTACATCACTTCGCTGGTCGCGGTGGCGGTGGTGTGGAACATGCTGCTCAGCCCGGACATGGGCCCGGTGAACCAGTTCCTGCGGGCGGTCGGCATCGACCACCCGCCGGGCTGGACCACCTCGACCACCTGGGCGATGCCCGCGGTGATCGTGGCCAGCGTGTGGCGCGACCTCGGCTACTACATGATCCTGTACCTCGCCGGGCTGCAGACGATCCCGGCCGAGTTGTACGAGGCGGCCGAGGTCGACGGGGCGAGCGGCTGGCAGCGGTTCCGCCACATCACGCTGCCGTCGCTGCGGCCGACCACGTTCTTCGTGCTGATCATGCTGACCATCTCCAGTTTCAAGGTGTTCGACCTGATCCAGGTGATGACCGAGGGCGGCCCGGGCCGCGCGACGCTGGTGCTGTCGCAGGTGATCTACCGCGAGGGCATCGTCCAGGGCCGGTTCGGCTACTCGTCGGCGGTGTCGATGGTGCTGTTCGTGATCGTGCTGACGATCACCATGGTCCAGTTCCGGCTGCAGCGAAGGAGCGAGCGATGACCTTGACGATCTCACCACCGGCGACGCCGGAGACGCCGCTCACCGAGCCGCGGCGGCCGCTTCGCCGGACGGGGTTCTCGGTACGGCGTACGCTCGCCTACCTGCTGCTCGGGCTGCTCTCGGTGGCGGTCCTGGTGCCGTTCGCCTGGATGGTCTCGTCGTCGCTGAAGCTCGACGCGGACGTCTTCAGCGTGCCGGTCCGATGGATCCCGGCCGAGTTCCACTGGCAGAACTTCACCTCGATCTGGTCGCGGATCCCGCTGCTCACGTATCTGCGCAACTCGGTGTTCCTCAGCCTGACGATCACCGCGTTGCAGGTGCTGACCGGAAGCTTCGCGGCGTACGGGTTCGCGAAGGTGCGGTTCCCGGGCCGGGACGCGTTGTTCCTCGCCTACATCGCGACGATCGCGGTGCCCTGGCAGGCGTACATGGTTCCGCAGTACGTGATCATGCAGAAGGCCGGGCTGGTGAACACGCACCTGTCGCTGATCCTGCTGCAGGCGTTCAGCGCGTTCGGGGTGTTCCTGATGCGGCAGTACTACCTGACCATTCCCGACGAGCTGAGCGAGGCGGCGCGGCTGGACGGGCTGAGCGAGTACGGCATCTGGGCCCGGATCATCCTGCCGTTGTCGAAGCCGGCGCTGGCGAGCCTCGCGCTGCTCACGTTCGTCAACACCTGGAACGACTACATGGGACCGTTCATCTACCTGACCGACAACAACCTGTGGACGATCCAGCTGGGGCTGCGCTCGTTCGTCGGCCTGTACGACGCCGAGTACGCGATGATCATGACCGGCTCGGTGTTGTCCGTGCTGCCGATCCTGGTGATCTTCCTGCTCGGCCAGAAGTACTTCGTGCAGGGCATCGCGACGAGTGGGATGAAGTGATTGCCTCGCCGTTGTCGCGGGTGAACGTCCGCGCGGACGCGTGGGACCTGCTCTGGTCGTTCGCGCATCGCGTGCTGGCGGTCAATCTCGTCCTCGCCCTGGCCGGGTCGCCGTTGATGCTGGCTCTCGGTGCCGTCGACGCACCGTTGCGATACCCCTTGTTCTTCGGCCTGCTGGCCCTTCCGCTCGGTCCGGCCGCGGCCGGGGCGTTCGCGTACTTCGCCCTCGACGACCCACGTCCTCCTGTGACTGCGCTGCTCCGCCTCGTCTTGTCGTTCAGTCGGCGCGCGCTCGCTGTGACCTTCATTGCGGCGGCTCTGACGGGCGTGCTGCTTTCAGACCTGAAGGTGCTGGCCGGCCGCCCGCCAGGCGCAGCCGTAGTACCGCTGCTGGTGGTACTGCTGGTGCTTGTCCTCGCCACTTCCCTTACTGCGTTGGTGCTTGTGGGGACCAGGCCGGAGCTGAGAGTCCGGGCACTGCTGCGCCTCGCTGTCTACACCGGCGTACGGGGCTGGCCTCTCAGTCTGTTGTCGCTCGGCGTCCTGGCAGTGGCCCTCGTCATCGTCAGTCAGGTCCCGGTGGCCGGCCTCGCTGTCGTGCCGGGCTGCGCGTTGTGGGTCGTCGCCACGAACAGTTCCTTCCAGCTCCGGCACCTCTCCGCACCGCCCAGTTAGGAGAACGATGAAAGCATCCAGATCGGTCCGCGGCGTCGCCTTGGTGAGCGCTGCCCTCGCAGTACTCGGCCTGATCACGGCGCCGATCAGTTCCGCTTCGGAGAAGTACAGCTCGTTCCGTCCCGGTCTCGAATGGCGCGACACCGACGGCCAGGTCATCCAGGCCCATGGGGGACAGGTCGTACCGGCGACCGACGAGGACGGCCGTCGGATCTGGTACTGGTACGGCGAGGACCGCAGCAACGGGTACTACGACAGCCCGGGTGTCCACGTCTACTCGTCGTACGACCTCTACAACTGGAAGAACGACGGGCTCGCCCTGCGCACGATGAGCTCGCCGGACCAGTTCGACGACAAGTACTTCGGCAAGCTCTACAAGAAGTACTCCGCCGCGCAGAAGGAGATCGTCTGGCGGGACCTGTCGACCAACAGCGTCCGGACCGACGGCTGGGCGAAGCCCTCGATCCTCGAGCGGCCGAAGGTGATCTACAACAAGGCCACCCGCAAGTGGGTCATGTGGGTGCACTCCGACGGGCCTTCGTCGCCGACCAGCACGTCGACGTACGCGCGGGCCGAGGCCGGCGTGGCGATCGCGGACTCGCCGAAGGGCCCGTTCCGCTGGGTGGACTCGTACCGGCTGAACCACGTGCCGACCGATTCCGTGCCCTGGTGCGGCACCGGCTCCTCGTTCGACCCGGCCGGCGGGATGGCGCGGGACATGAACCTGTTCGTGGACGACGACGGTACGGCGTACATCATCTACGCGTCCGAAGAGAACCGGACGATGTACATCTCGAAGCTGAACCACGACTACACCTACCTGTCCGCGCGGCCGGAGAATGCCGTGCAGGGCAAGGACTTCGTGCGAACGCTGGTGTGCAACCAGCGCGAGGCGCCGGCCATGTTCAAGTCCGACGGCCGGTACTACCTGATCACCTCGGGTGCGACCGGCTGGGACGCGAACCCGGCCAGGTACGCGACCTCGGAGAACATCCTCGGCCAGTTCACCGACCAGGGCAGCCCGATCAGCGGACCGGGCGCGGCGAACACGTTCAGCTCGCAGAGCACCAGCGTGATTCCTTACGACCAGAAGCAGAACAAGTTCATCTTCATGGGCGACCGGTGGACGCCGGACTCGCTGGCGACCGCGCCGTACGTGTGGATGCCGATGTCGTTCGGCGAGGGCGGCAGTCTCTCGATCGGCCCGGATCAGGAGTGGCGGCTCGGCGACCTCCCGGCGTACCAGCGGTGGACCGTCGACACGCAGCTTCCCGATCACGTGGCACTGGGGGACACGAGCACGCTGCCGGCCAGTGTGAGTGTCAAGACAGGCTCGGTGTCGAAGCAGGTGGCCGTGACCTGGGACGCCTCGACCGTCGCCCGGCCGGGACCGGCGAACGTCCGCGGCACACTGGCGGACGGGCGGACCTTCACCCGCGCGATCGTCGTGGTACCGCAGGGCCTGCGGTACGCCGTCAACGCCGGTGGCGTGGCGACCACGGACTGGCAGACCCTGACGAAGGCGGCCGGGTCGCTGTTGAACTCGAGCCCTGAGCAGCCGCTCGGGGTGGATCCGGCGACGGGGAAGACCTGGGGTTACACCGGCGCGAGTGCACCCGCCGGTCCGGCGAGCGGCGATCTCTACAGCACGCTGCGGTACGCCAAGAACCACGAGCCGCTCGTCTACACCTTCGAAGGGCTCGAGCCGGGAACCTACACCGTGCACGCGGGCTATTTCGATCCGTGGCCGTGGGCGAACCGTGCCGCGCAGGTGACGATCAACGGTTCGGTCGTCGACCAGCAACGCCTCTTCACGGGAACCAACGAGGCGGCGGCTTACCACGACGTACCGGTCGGTCCCGACGGCAAGGTCACCGTCACGATCGCCCCGACCCGCTCACCGGACATCCAGGTCAGCTGGTTGATGATCGCGCGCAGCTGAGCCGGCGGACCGGATTCGACGAAGGCGAATCGTCAGCGATGGGATGACGGAACTACTTGTCATCGTTTTGATGACTTGCTATAAGGGAAGTGCGTGTTGACACCACCGTGGAAATCGAGTTTCAGGAGGTGTAAGGACGATGTTGATGCGCACTGACCCGTTCCGTGAGTTCGACCGGCTGGCCCAGCAGTTCTTCGGCAGCCAGGCACCGGGCACGTGGTCGCGGCCGACCCCGATGCCGATGGACGCCTACCGCCACGGCGACGAGTACGTCGTCTCCTTCGATCTGCCCGGTATCTCGCCGGACGCCATCGAGCTCGACGTCGAACGCAACGTCCTCACGGTGAAGGCCGAACGCCGGCCGCTCGAGCTCGGCGACGACGTCGAGGTCCAGGTCGCCGAACGCCCGCTCGGGGCGTTCTCGCGGCAGCTGTTCCTCGGCGACACCCTCGACGCGGACAACATCCAGGCGAACTACGAGGCCGGCGTCCTCACCTTGAAGATCCCGGTCGCCGAGCAGGCGAAACCGCGCAAGATCTCGATCACCGCGACCGACAGCGGTGACCGCAAGGAGATCAACGCCTGAGGAGGCCTCCAGGCAGTCGCATGCTGTTGATGGGGTGAGATCGATGACGGCAATCCACCAGCGGACACCGGTCGACGAGGTCTTCCTCGACCTCGTGCTCGACGACAGCGACCTGCTGCGGGCCGAGTTCGACGCCTTGATCACCGCCTGCTGGGAGACGCCGTGCCAACCGCCCCGGCGCAAGCTGTGTCCACCGGTCGGCGGCTGGGCCGCGCCACGACCGGCCGCCCGATCGCAGCGTGACGGTTTCCTGCCGACGGACATGTCGCCGGCGCGTCCGCCGCGGGGCCGGCAGCGTGGTCCTCCGCTCGCTCACCTGGTTTGACCGATTCGGAGGAGGTGAGGAGATCCGACAACTTCGATGCCATTGACCCGGTGATGCGGCCCTTCGAGCCGCATCACCCTGGTCCTCTCGGTGGAGCAGGGACATGGAACTGTCTGAGTTTGCTGAACTGATGACGACCGTCGCCGACTCGTTGCGTCAGCAGGGCGATGTCGACAGCACCCTCGCGCTGATCACCGCCGGCGCTGTGGAGGCAATCCCCGGTGTGACCCACGCCAGCCTCTCGGTGGCCGGCAAGAACGGCACGATCCAGACCCTGACTCCCACGGACGAGGTCGCCGACCTCGCCGACCGTACGCAGTACGAACTCCGGCAAGGGCCGTGCGTCGAGGCCGCGCTGAACGCGCAGGTGGTCCAGGCCGACGACCTGGGGAGCGATTCCCGCTGGCCGCTGTACGGGCCGAAGGCCGCCGACCTCGGCCTGCGGTCCCAACTGTCGTTCCAGTTCCGCGCCGATCCGTTGGTCCGCGGCGCGCTGAACCTGTACGCCGACGAGCCGGCGGCCTTCGGACCGGACGCACGCTACCTCGGCGCCATGTTCGCCAACTGGGTGGCGGTGCTGCTCGGCTGGAACAGCCAGGGAACAAGCTTGTCCCGCGCCCTCGAAAGCAGGGGCGAGATCGGGACGGCCGTCGGAATCCTGATGGAGCGCTACCGGCTCGATCAGCAGCGCGCCTTCGCCTTCCTGGTCCGCACTTCCCAGACACAGAACGTCAAACTCCGCGAGATCGCCGCCGGCATCGTCACCCGAACCTCCGCCCATGCGGCTTGATCGCCTGCGTCGGCCTCAGTCCCACTCACCGACGGGCCGATCGGGCCGAACCAGTTCGGCGAACAGCCCGAAGTGGTCGCTGACCCACACACCGTCGACCGGTTCGTCGAACACGATCCGGCAGTCGCGCACGTCGAGCAGTGGTCCGTGGATGCCGGAGCGGACCATGATGTAGTCGATCCGGCGGCCGCGCTCGAGTTTCATCTCCCCGGCCGGCACCAAGGGATTGGCCGGGCTGAAGGTGTGACCGGGTTCGTCGCGGTGTCCACTCTCCCAAGCGTCCTCGTAACGCACACTCAGCTCGTCGAGCGACTGACGGCCGGTCCAGAATCGGATGCTGGCCGCCTGCGCGTCCGCGTCGAAATCACCGAGCAGCACGACCGGGAGATCAGCCCGGACACCGACCAGCTCCTCGATCCAGCGGGCGGCGGTGACGGCTTGGCGTTCGCGGACGTACTCGCTCGTCAGCTGCCAGTTCGGTTTGTAATGAACGACCAGAACGGCCCCGAGCGGATCCGGCGCCTGCACTTCGACCGCGACCACAGCTGCCCATGGCAGGCCGCCCGCCTGCGGGGTGACGTGCAGGTCGAGACTGTGCACGGCACCCAGCGGCCACCGACTTGCCAGACAAGCACCCACCGGGTCGGGTGGCTGCGACGGGTGATCGACGATCGTGTACTCCGGGCCGAGCAGTTCGCGCGCCTGGTCGAGGTGCTCGCTCCGGGTGACTTCCTGCAGCGCCACGACATCCGGCTGCAGAGCTGCGATCCCGGCGCGGAGCACCTTCTCCCGCCGGGGCCCGTCCGCATGATCGCGAGACAAGATGTTGTACGTCAGCACCCGCATCCCGGTCATCGTCCTCCTTCGCCAGCGTCCATCCCTTCTCGACGCTGTCGGTACCCCGTTGGCGCCTACTGCACGCCGGTGCGGGCCGCGCGGAGGATCAGGTCCGCAACCTCGGCTGGCTGAGAGGCGAACACCGCGTGCGAAGCGCCCTCGATGCTGACGACCTCGCCCTTGGCGCGCTCGGCCATGAAGCGATGCGCGGCGAGCGGGATGTTCTTGTCCGCCTCGGCGATCAGGAAGAAGCTCGGGACCGACGCCCAGGCCTGCAGTCCCTCGGCCGGCTCGTTCAGCGCGGCGACGGTGATCGGCCGCTGGGTGGCAGCCATCAGCCGGGTGGTCTCCTCCGGTACGTCGGCGGCGAACTGCCCGCGGTACAACTCCTGCGCCACGTACATGTCCTGGTTGCCGTCCGGGAGTGGCACCGGCCGCAACGTCTCGCCGAGCGAACTGCCCGGGAACTGGCTCGACAATGCCGCCGCGGATTCGCCGGCCTCGGGTGCGAACCCGGCGACGTACACCAGTGCCGTGACGTTCTCCGCACCCGCGCCGGCCTTACTGATCACCATTCCACCGTAGGAATGCCCGACCAGCACGACGGGCCCGTCGATCGTGTCGACCAGCGCCCGCACCTGCGCCGCGTCGTACGCCACCGACCGCAACGGATTCGCCGCCGCGATCACCGTGTGCCCCTCACCCTGCAGCCGCTCGACGACCGGCCCCCACCCGCCCGACTCCGCAAACGCCCCATGCACCAGAACAATCGTCGGCTTGCTGTCGTTCGCCATCACTACCTCCGGTTTCGGTTCCTGTCGCGCTCCTTTGCCAGCTTTATATCCTTAATAATGAACAAACCCCACCCTCACCCCTGAGGCCGGTCACCGAAGTGCGCTGGGCGCGCACTGCTCCACAGGAGTTCGGCTTCAGCCAGGAACTGTGGGAACCAGGTGTCGGCCGGTTGGAGGACGAACTTGGGTTCGCCTGGTGCCTGGAAGGTGTAGTACTCGATGAACAGGGCCGAGTAGTCGGTATGCCGGCCGGCGGCGGCGTCGACTGCGACAAGGCCGAGTGGGATCGGGTGGCTCGTGAGGCGAACTTCGAGCGTTCCACCGGTCGACGCGGCCAACTCGGACAGCAACCGCAGGGCTTGGTCGATCCGCGCCTTGGCGGACTCCAGGGACCGCTCCGCGTAGTACCTCTGGGCCGCGGTCTCGACCGCGTTCGACCTCGGGTCGATCAGCAGGATACGGATGGCGCAGCCTTGCCGCAGCCAGCGCTCGAACTCGGTGTAGTTCTCGACCAGCAACGTGTTGCGCGCGACGCCTGTGATGAGAAGCTCCTTCGCAGCCTTCATCGAGGTCAGCAGTTCGGCGCCGAACGATTGAGTGAACTGGGGGCGTGCGAGTGCGTTCAATCGCCGCCCGGGCGGCGGTGGCCATGCAGTGCCGGCTTCCCACAGCCGCTCGGCCTGACGCGCATAGAAGGTGAACCATGCACCGTCAGCTTCGGCGAAGTGCAGGATCGGTCCAGGCTCGGCAGCGGGTCTCAGTTCGGGGTGCTGGATGGTCACGGTCGCAGAGCCGCGCGCGTTGATGAGGCTGACGCCGATGGGAGGGATGAACTGGGCGACGCGGATCGCCAGGTTGCCTTGCGTGCTGGCCTTGAGCTCGACCAATTCGTCCAGCGTTGTTCTGATCCGCTGCGACAGCAGGGCTGCGCGACCGGTCGGACGCAGCAGGGCTGCTTGCTCGACGAGTTTCTGGTCGGTCGGGTCGACGATGAGGACACGGATGCGTGCGCCACGAGTCAGCGCACGATGGAGGTCGTCGCGTGCGCCCTGGATGGTGCGTGCCATCGCGATGCCGATCAGAAGGAGATCGTCGGCATCGGCTCGTCGGCGGATGAGATCCTCCGGGAAGTTGTGCAGCAGTACGTCGGCAGGTCCGGCGCGGTCGGCGATCTGCGCGACCAGACGCCGGGAGCGGATCTGCGAGATGGACAATGCTGCGAGCAGCGCGAGGATCGCCGAACTGAGCACGCTCATGCTCGCTACGTTCACGATTCCGAGGACTGTGAATACACCGGCTGCGCCGGTCAGCAACCAGAGGTCGAAGTTGTCGTCTGTCAAAGTGCGGTGGGCGGCCCGCAATGAGGCCCGTACGAAACTCACCGCCCCACCGTACGGTCGGTAGGTGTGCTTCGGAGGTCGACGGCGCGTCGTGAGCTCGGCGCCGCACCGGAAACCCTTTCCTGCACGGAATGGAAAGCCCGGGGGCCTTGGGTCTCGCCGCGCCCGTGGGTGCAGGCATGGCCGGCGCGCGCGGGTTTTGAGCGGCGACGGAGGAGCCGCGACCCGGGGTGGGTGGGAGCGCCGACGGAGGAGGTGCGTGGGAAACGAACCGCTGGCGGAAGGTGGTGATCAGGTGGTGGGTTTTTGGTGGGTGGGGAGGTGGACGTGGAGGGTGGTGTTGCCGGGGGTGGAGGTGATGGTGATGGAGCCGTTGTGGTGTTCGGTGATGATGCGTTGGGCGATGTCGAGTCCGAGGCCGGTGCCTTTGCCGACGTCCTTGGTGGTGTAGAAGGGCTCGAAGGCGCGGGCTGCGACTTCGGGCGACATGCCTTCGCCGGTGTCG
The Kribbella voronezhensis DNA segment above includes these coding regions:
- a CDS encoding ABC transporter substrate-binding protein, coding for MKRHLVTTIAGAAALALLTACGGGSSGQAAADGPQTIKVALWNYATTPEFKAIIDGFQQANPQIKVEPVDILADDYQTKLTTMLAGGDTTDVLTMKNVIDYARFGTRGQLLPMTDQAKALDPAKYSGLKAYELEGKYFALPYRQDFWVLYYNKTLLKQAGVPESKLQNLTWADYATLAKSLTKGDGQSKVYGTYQHTWRSVVQATAAAQTGGNLLGGDYGFFKDQYAMTLDLQKSGALLPWATAKSQKVTYNTMFSTGKAALMPMGTWYAATLLADTKSGKTKVDWGMAPLPQRTADGKTTTFGSPTAFAVNKNSKHADAAKKFVEWASSEAGATAVAKAGVTPSLQTQPILDTYFGLPGVPGDALAKKAFKPDDVVLEMPVGDKSSDVDQILTEEHELVMTGQKSLDDGLAEMSKRVKNEVG
- a CDS encoding carbohydrate ABC transporter permease: MTTPVSAPASGPASGLASGPGPAAAAAPRRVRRRSRTWVGWSFILPNFLGFAALTLVPVIASLVLSFLDWDSYSTPRWVGLANFERMIHNDTFWTALENTAYYAVGHVPLTLCAALGFAVLLNQKLKAVQFFRTALFFPYITSLVAVAVVWNMLLSPDMGPVNQFLRAVGIDHPPGWTTSTTWAMPAVIVASVWRDLGYYMILYLAGLQTIPAELYEAAEVDGASGWQRFRHITLPSLRPTTFFVLIMLTISSFKVFDLIQVMTEGGPGRATLVLSQVIYREGIVQGRFGYSSAVSMVLFVIVLTITMVQFRLQRRSER
- a CDS encoding carbohydrate ABC transporter permease, encoding MTLTISPPATPETPLTEPRRPLRRTGFSVRRTLAYLLLGLLSVAVLVPFAWMVSSSLKLDADVFSVPVRWIPAEFHWQNFTSIWSRIPLLTYLRNSVFLSLTITALQVLTGSFAAYGFAKVRFPGRDALFLAYIATIAVPWQAYMVPQYVIMQKAGLVNTHLSLILLQAFSAFGVFLMRQYYLTIPDELSEAARLDGLSEYGIWARIILPLSKPALASLALLTFVNTWNDYMGPFIYLTDNNLWTIQLGLRSFVGLYDAEYAMIMTGSVLSVLPILVIFLLGQKYFVQGIATSGMK
- a CDS encoding glycoside hydrolase family 43 protein — encoded protein: MKASRSVRGVALVSAALAVLGLITAPISSASEKYSSFRPGLEWRDTDGQVIQAHGGQVVPATDEDGRRIWYWYGEDRSNGYYDSPGVHVYSSYDLYNWKNDGLALRTMSSPDQFDDKYFGKLYKKYSAAQKEIVWRDLSTNSVRTDGWAKPSILERPKVIYNKATRKWVMWVHSDGPSSPTSTSTYARAEAGVAIADSPKGPFRWVDSYRLNHVPTDSVPWCGTGSSFDPAGGMARDMNLFVDDDGTAYIIYASEENRTMYISKLNHDYTYLSARPENAVQGKDFVRTLVCNQREAPAMFKSDGRYYLITSGATGWDANPARYATSENILGQFTDQGSPISGPGAANTFSSQSTSVIPYDQKQNKFIFMGDRWTPDSLATAPYVWMPMSFGEGGSLSIGPDQEWRLGDLPAYQRWTVDTQLPDHVALGDTSTLPASVSVKTGSVSKQVAVTWDASTVARPGPANVRGTLADGRTFTRAIVVVPQGLRYAVNAGGVATTDWQTLTKAAGSLLNSSPEQPLGVDPATGKTWGYTGASAPAGPASGDLYSTLRYAKNHEPLVYTFEGLEPGTYTVHAGYFDPWPWANRAAQVTINGSVVDQQRLFTGTNEAAAYHDVPVGPDGKVTVTIAPTRSPDIQVSWLMIARS
- a CDS encoding Hsp20/alpha crystallin family protein, which translates into the protein MRTDPFREFDRLAQQFFGSQAPGTWSRPTPMPMDAYRHGDEYVVSFDLPGISPDAIELDVERNVLTVKAERRPLELGDDVEVQVAERPLGAFSRQLFLGDTLDADNIQANYEAGVLTLKIPVAEQAKPRKISITATDSGDRKEINA
- a CDS encoding GAF and ANTAR domain-containing protein, translated to MELSEFAELMTTVADSLRQQGDVDSTLALITAGAVEAIPGVTHASLSVAGKNGTIQTLTPTDEVADLADRTQYELRQGPCVEAALNAQVVQADDLGSDSRWPLYGPKAADLGLRSQLSFQFRADPLVRGALNLYADEPAAFGPDARYLGAMFANWVAVLLGWNSQGTSLSRALESRGEIGTAVGILMERYRLDQQRAFAFLVRTSQTQNVKLREIAAGIVTRTSAHAA
- a CDS encoding endonuclease/exonuclease/phosphatase family protein, with the protein product MTGMRVLTYNILSRDHADGPRREKVLRAGIAALQPDVVALQEVTRSEHLDQARELLGPEYTIVDHPSQPPDPVGACLASRWPLGAVHSLDLHVTPQAGGLPWAAVVAVEVQAPDPLGAVLVVHYKPNWQLTSEYVRERQAVTAARWIEELVGVRADLPVVLLGDFDADAQAASIRFWTGRQSLDELSVRYEDAWESGHRDEPGHTFSPANPLVPAGEMKLERGRRIDYIMVRSGIHGPLLDVRDCRIVFDEPVDGVWVSDHFGLFAELVRPDRPVGEWD
- a CDS encoding alpha/beta fold hydrolase, whose product is MANDSKPTIVLVHGAFAESGGWGPVVERLQGEGHTVIAAANPLRSVAYDAAQVRALVDTIDGPVVLVGHSYGGMVISKAGAGAENVTALVYVAGFAPEAGESAAALSSQFPGSSLGETLRPVPLPDGNQDMYVAQELYRGQFAADVPEETTRLMAATQRPITVAALNEPAEGLQAWASVPSFFLIAEADKNIPLAAHRFMAERAKGEVVSIEGASHAVFASQPAEVADLILRAARTGVQ